Proteins encoded within one genomic window of Companilactobacillus sp.:
- a CDS encoding acetoin reductase, producing MTKVAMITGAAQGIGAEVSRHLAQDGFDIAVADLPGQESKAQDVISEIEKIGQKAIFVPVDVTDQAAVKKAVDEAADKLGGFDVMVNNAGVAKVDKFADIKPADLEFSYKINVFGVIYGIQAAAAKFEELNVPGRIINASSIAGMHAFPVWATYSSTKAAVISITQDAANEYAHSHINVNAYAPGVVGTTGMWDEIDKKMSEINGKPIGQNKKDYVGTIPLGRTVEPNDIANMVSFLAGPKADFITGQTYAVDGGGLL from the coding sequence ATGACAAAAGTTGCTATGATCACAGGTGCTGCACAAGGTATCGGTGCTGAAGTTTCAAGACATTTAGCTCAAGACGGATTTGATATTGCTGTTGCAGATCTACCTGGACAAGAAAGTAAAGCCCAAGATGTTATTTCTGAAATTGAAAAAATTGGACAAAAAGCTATTTTCGTACCGGTTGACGTCACAGATCAAGCTGCAGTTAAAAAAGCTGTAGATGAAGCTGCTGATAAATTAGGTGGTTTTGATGTAATGGTCAATAATGCGGGTGTTGCAAAGGTTGATAAATTCGCAGATATCAAGCCAGCAGACCTGGAATTTAGTTACAAGATCAATGTTTTTGGCGTTATTTATGGCATACAAGCTGCTGCAGCAAAATTTGAAGAATTGAATGTTCCCGGACGTATTATCAATGCTTCTTCAATTGCCGGAATGCACGCATTCCCAGTTTGGGCAACATACTCCTCAACAAAAGCTGCAGTAATTAGTATCACCCAAGATGCAGCAAACGAATATGCTCATTCACATATCAACGTCAATGCCTACGCACCCGGAGTTGTTGGTACTACAGGTATGTGGGATGAAATTGATAAAAAGATGTCCGAGATCAATGGCAAACCAATCGGCCAAAATAAGAAGGACTATGTTGGTACAATTCCACTAGGTCGTACGGTTGAACCTAATGATATTGCAAATATGGTTTCATTCTTAGCTGGACCAAAAGCCGATTTCATTACTGGTCAAACATATGCAGTCGATGGTGGCGGATTACTATAA
- a CDS encoding MetQ/NlpA family ABC transporter substrate-binding protein produces MKKLRRVLLVVVAAFSLFALVGCGNNSNEKTVKVGIMTSDDPIWKPIKKKLAKEGINLKLVEFNDFNQPNQALSQGELDINAFQHIYFLNNWNKTHHTDLVSIGTTVIAPLRVYSPKIKSINDLKDGDKVTIPNDATNEGRALQLLETAGLIKLKKAALPTVKDITKYNKKITITPLDAAQTAHSLNDATAAVVNNTIAASANLPNNEVIYKEKITKKSKEWLNVIATEKKNKDNATYKKVVKAYQSEANAKNIKKQYKGTTLPAWNLKL; encoded by the coding sequence ATGAAAAAGTTACGTCGAGTTTTATTAGTAGTAGTTGCAGCATTTTCACTTTTCGCTTTAGTCGGTTGTGGAAACAATTCAAATGAAAAAACAGTTAAGGTTGGTATCATGACTTCTGATGATCCAATTTGGAAACCAATTAAGAAGAAGTTAGCCAAAGAAGGCATCAACTTGAAGTTAGTTGAATTCAACGATTTTAACCAACCTAATCAAGCTCTATCGCAAGGAGAACTCGATATCAATGCATTCCAGCACATTTACTTTTTAAATAATTGGAACAAGACTCATCACACCGATTTAGTTTCAATTGGGACAACTGTTATTGCACCGCTTCGAGTTTATTCACCAAAAATTAAATCAATAAACGATTTAAAGGATGGCGACAAGGTCACGATTCCAAACGATGCAACTAATGAAGGTCGCGCTTTACAACTATTGGAAACAGCTGGTTTGATCAAACTGAAAAAAGCTGCCTTGCCAACAGTCAAAGATATTACTAAATATAATAAGAAGATAACTATCACGCCACTGGATGCAGCTCAAACTGCACATTCATTAAACGATGCGACTGCGGCGGTCGTTAACAACACAATTGCAGCTAGTGCTAACTTACCAAATAATGAAGTTATCTATAAAGAAAAGATTACTAAGAAGTCCAAAGAATGGTTGAATGTTATCGCAACTGAGAAAAAGAACAAAGATAACGCCACTTACAAGAAAGTTGTGAAAGCATACCAATCAGAAGCTAATGCTAAGAACATCAAGAAACAATACAAGGGAACGACTTTACCAGCCTGGAATTTGAAATTATAA
- a CDS encoding DPBB and LysM peptidoglycan-binding domain-containing protein, whose protein sequence is MKKVLSLAFVGAMALTVFGIKTSTSQAATTVDSTHVSVVAGDTYKSIAEENGVSISALEQANGREVGGFDIIYPGETITLPTSTAVQQNVETTQTQAQPATQTTQAATTQSASTQSAGTFKISFYDPAVLGSNMGYSGVAANLSVFPKGTQLKITLSDGTVLYRTVNDTGTFAYSNPQQLDVAMPNSSIPSYGVTSASVEVVG, encoded by the coding sequence ATGAAAAAAGTATTATCACTCGCATTTGTAGGTGCCATGGCTTTGACAGTCTTCGGTATCAAAACTAGTACATCACAAGCTGCTACTACAGTAGATAGCACACACGTTTCAGTTGTAGCAGGCGACACATACAAGAGCATCGCAGAAGAAAATGGCGTTTCAATCTCAGCATTGGAACAAGCTAACGGACGCGAAGTCGGTGGATTCGATATTATCTACCCAGGTGAAACAATTACATTGCCAACAAGTACAGCCGTACAACAAAATGTAGAAACAACACAAACACAAGCACAACCTGCAACACAAACTACACAAGCAGCTACAACACAAAGTGCTTCAACTCAATCAGCAGGAACATTCAAGATTTCTTTCTATGATCCAGCTGTATTAGGTTCAAACATGGGTTACTCTGGTGTAGCCGCAAACCTTTCAGTATTCCCTAAGGGAACACAATTGAAGATCACATTATCTGACGGTACAGTATTGTACAGAACAGTTAATGATACAGGTACATTTGCATACAGCAACCCACAACAATTAGATGTTGCTATGCCTAACTCAAGCATTCCTTCATATGGTGTTACATCAGCATCTGTTGAAGTCGTTGGATAA
- a CDS encoding MetQ/NlpA family ABC transporter substrate-binding protein, giving the protein MNKFSKIFLVLCAALSFFVLAGCGNNSSEKTVKVGIYGSDDRIWKPLATKLKKQGVDLKLVEFNDYNTPNKALTQGELDINAFQNYHFMNDWNKANKGNVVSIGDTYIAPQRIYSDKIKSLNELKSGDKVSIPSDATNEDRGLRVLRQAGLIKLNNASLHTVKDITENKKHLKITPLDAAQTAHSLTDVAAAVVNNDVAQDANLKPESAIYKEVINKESKPYVNIIATTKDKKNNATYKKVVKAYQTEFIAKKIKEVYKGSTYPAWNYNFNK; this is encoded by the coding sequence ATTAATAAGTTTTCAAAAATATTTTTAGTGTTATGTGCAGCATTATCATTTTTTGTTTTAGCAGGTTGTGGCAACAATTCATCTGAAAAAACAGTCAAAGTTGGTATTTATGGATCAGATGATCGAATTTGGAAACCACTAGCTACTAAGTTGAAGAAACAAGGAGTCGATTTAAAACTAGTTGAATTTAACGATTACAACACGCCAAACAAAGCTTTGACTCAAGGCGAACTTGACATCAATGCTTTCCAAAATTATCACTTTATGAATGATTGGAACAAGGCTAATAAAGGAAACGTCGTTTCAATCGGCGATACTTATATTGCCCCACAAAGAATTTATTCAGACAAGATCAAGAGTTTGAACGAATTAAAGAGTGGCGACAAAGTGTCAATTCCTAGTGACGCTACCAACGAAGATCGTGGTTTGAGAGTGTTGAGACAAGCTGGCTTGATCAAGTTGAATAATGCTTCATTGCATACTGTTAAAGATATTACTGAGAACAAGAAACATTTGAAGATCACACCGCTAGATGCAGCTCAAACTGCTCATTCATTGACTGACGTGGCAGCAGCTGTTGTCAACAATGATGTTGCTCAAGATGCTAACTTAAAACCAGAATCAGCAATTTATAAAGAAGTAATCAACAAAGAATCAAAACCATACGTTAATATCATTGCTACTACTAAAGATAAGAAGAATAACGCAACTTACAAGAAAGTTGTCAAAGCTTACCAAACTGAATTTATCGCTAAGAAGATCAAAGAAGTTTACAAAGGTTCAACATATCCAGCTTGGAATTATAACTTCAATAAATAG
- a CDS encoding YitT family protein, giving the protein MNKKTLRIIQKIALMLVSLELIALSINMFFEPSKVAAGGATGIAILLFEGFSIPTALSVFSINIVMLIISYFFLEKITTIKLVFGSFVLPILLFVTPVFDVIKPIFPSVIVGSIIFGIGLAILYTLDMSSGGTTVPPIIIHKHFGVDRYITLFIVDALVCIGNIFVTSWLNFGLAVMSVAISSIVIKLCTIIEEKYLNF; this is encoded by the coding sequence ATGAATAAAAAAACACTTAGAATCATTCAAAAAATAGCCCTAATGTTAGTTTCATTAGAGCTAATTGCATTAAGTATCAACATGTTTTTCGAGCCCAGCAAAGTTGCTGCAGGTGGTGCAACCGGTATCGCAATCCTATTGTTTGAAGGTTTTTCCATCCCCACGGCACTTTCAGTTTTCTCGATCAACATCGTCATGCTGATCATTTCCTACTTTTTCTTGGAGAAAATCACCACTATCAAATTAGTCTTTGGTAGTTTTGTATTACCGATTTTGCTATTTGTTACGCCTGTATTTGATGTCATCAAGCCGATTTTTCCTTCTGTAATAGTAGGAAGTATCATTTTCGGGATAGGATTGGCAATTTTGTACACACTGGATATGTCCAGTGGTGGAACTACGGTCCCACCGATAATCATCCACAAGCATTTCGGAGTTGACCGCTACATCACCCTATTTATAGTAGATGCATTAGTTTGTATCGGAAATATCTTTGTTACCAGCTGGCTAAACTTCGGGTTAGCAGTAATGTCCGTGGCAATCTCAAGTATCGTCATCAAATTGTGTACTATTATAGAAGAAAAGTATTTAAACTTTTAA
- a CDS encoding TetR family transcriptional regulator: MTSLQNQRTKKIIFMGFQELLLQKQFSKMTINDIADKSMIHRSTFYIHFNDKYDLLEQFLKDKSSTSHLQVAEIYQHPYTTFANIGNEQLLPIFKYQTHDQEFRNTLFQFIMNFIMDAPSEKTELEKYFFIGRFKAINMWVEQTHQPYDAFVDYQQLDKIFKKGKVEQKK, translated from the coding sequence ATGACATCATTACAAAATCAACGCACGAAAAAAATCATCTTCATGGGATTTCAAGAATTATTGCTGCAAAAGCAATTCAGCAAGATGACGATCAATGATATTGCGGATAAATCAATGATCCACCGTTCAACTTTTTACATTCACTTTAATGATAAATATGATTTGCTTGAACAATTTCTAAAGGACAAGAGTTCCACCTCTCATTTGCAAGTAGCAGAAATTTATCAACATCCGTATACGACTTTTGCCAATATCGGCAATGAGCAACTGTTGCCAATTTTCAAATACCAGACTCATGATCAAGAATTTCGAAACACGTTGTTTCAATTCATTATGAATTTCATCATGGATGCACCGTCTGAAAAAACTGAGTTGGAAAAATACTTCTTTATAGGAAGATTTAAGGCAATTAATATGTGGGTCGAACAAACCCATCAACCATATGACGCGTTTGTTGATTATCAACAACTAGATAAAATTTTTAAGAAAGGGAAAGTCGAACAAAAAAAATAA
- a CDS encoding SDR family oxidoreductase, with the protein MKIFMTGATGYVGTQVAKELIKNNYQVYGLTRSDKSAQKLTGLGGIPVKGTLEDLDILKKSAQDADAILHLGFTNDFDHFDKATKMDQDAIETMGEAIKGTNKPLIVTAGTAGLDPGVVLTENDLGFPGYDDVSPRQSEQTARRLVKEGVNSATVRFAPSVHGDGRYGLISMMVQMAQKNGVVTYFGNGENRWNAVNYLDAAHLFVLALEYRLKNTGEMRVFNAVGEGEVKMIDIVNTIAKKLDLPTKSLPQHETGASFDVTQTFGADYPVSSELTQKELNWKPDHIGLLDDLKENL; encoded by the coding sequence ATGAAAATATTTATGACAGGTGCTACTGGATACGTTGGCACACAAGTTGCTAAAGAATTAATTAAAAATAACTATCAAGTATATGGACTCACTAGATCAGATAAAAGTGCTCAAAAATTAACCGGCTTAGGTGGAATTCCAGTCAAGGGAACCTTGGAAGACTTGGACATATTGAAAAAATCAGCACAAGATGCCGATGCAATTTTGCATTTGGGATTTACCAACGATTTTGACCACTTTGATAAGGCTACTAAAATGGATCAAGATGCCATTGAAACGATGGGTGAAGCAATCAAAGGAACTAACAAGCCACTAATTGTCACAGCAGGAACTGCTGGACTTGATCCTGGCGTGGTACTAACAGAAAACGACCTGGGATTTCCTGGCTACGATGATGTTTCACCAAGACAATCAGAACAAACCGCACGTCGTTTGGTAAAAGAAGGCGTTAACTCTGCGACAGTTAGATTTGCTCCATCAGTCCATGGAGACGGACGTTATGGTTTGATCTCAATGATGGTCCAAATGGCACAGAAAAATGGTGTCGTAACCTATTTTGGAAATGGTGAGAATCGCTGGAATGCCGTTAATTATTTAGACGCAGCTCATTTATTTGTCCTAGCATTAGAATATCGTCTAAAAAATACTGGAGAAATGCGAGTCTTCAACGCTGTTGGTGAAGGCGAAGTTAAAATGATTGACATCGTTAATACAATTGCGAAGAAGTTAGATCTCCCCACTAAATCACTACCTCAACATGAAACTGGAGCATCGTTTGATGTTACTCAGACCTTTGGTGCTGACTACCCTGTTTCAAGTGAATTAACTCAAAAAGAATTGAACTGGAAGCCTGACCATATTGGTTTACTCGACGACTTGAAAGAAAATTTATAA
- a CDS encoding alkaline phosphatase family protein produces the protein MEKVADGRLRITTTAEMSPQDFIYYAKTRLAHINLRAKKDASGQTQIKFEQTARKGTIELGAALNVDIQAQNPLDYNGDGIIGAGDVALAPDDKKAEVAAKSEIKPYKHVIVLTTDGGGNPWNPEGMYYDHGFGFGPKWTTDPEILAKRKNTYTMDLFNNKFAMSTSARSVNPAISAQNYISMLHGRPWDTLPKEYKGDNASMGQKYFADFGKTTPQFPSVFKILQQYNPTQKTAAFSEWGPIANSIVEPDAAVTTKVSGKLKSFDDVADYIGTDDFQNTSMLYMQSDYMDGQGHGKGWYNENYWNQYLQYDQLFKKVMDKLEATGHSHDTLVIANADHGGAHQNHGGWDHTNSDIFIAVGGETVNSGHRLHGGSNADITALALNALQVPTVSSMENKEVFDKSAFLNQAELTKKNRDVETVELSRHGATAKIGMKNLKGNPIKAVDMQIDLAGHTVKNIHAVKGAKIVRKTVENGVLKLTVSSDKGLSKEFVKINFKHSLKANKAKVSVNQAMAATDKGAEVLVDLSNVDRSIKPGSHISHKVKDVINNVINLVTHKRGK, from the coding sequence GTGGAAAAGGTTGCGGATGGTAGATTAAGAATTACTACAACTGCTGAAATGTCTCCACAAGATTTTATCTACTATGCAAAAACTCGATTAGCTCACATTAATTTACGTGCTAAGAAAGATGCATCTGGTCAAACTCAAATTAAATTTGAGCAAACTGCACGTAAGGGAACAATTGAGTTGGGTGCTGCTTTAAATGTTGATATTCAAGCTCAAAATCCTTTAGATTACAACGGTGACGGAATTATTGGTGCCGGAGACGTTGCCCTAGCACCTGATGATAAAAAAGCTGAAGTAGCTGCAAAATCAGAGATCAAACCTTATAAGCACGTTATCGTTTTGACAACTGATGGTGGTGGTAACCCTTGGAATCCTGAAGGAATGTACTATGACCATGGATTCGGATTTGGTCCAAAGTGGACAACTGATCCAGAAATCCTTGCAAAACGTAAAAATACTTACACAATGGACTTGTTCAACAATAAGTTTGCCATGAGTACAAGTGCACGTTCAGTGAACCCAGCAATTTCTGCCCAAAACTACATTTCCATGTTGCATGGTCGTCCATGGGATACATTGCCAAAAGAATATAAAGGTGATAATGCAAGCATGGGACAAAAATACTTTGCTGACTTTGGTAAAACAACTCCGCAATTCCCTTCTGTATTCAAAATTTTACAACAATATAATCCAACTCAAAAAACAGCTGCTTTTTCTGAATGGGGACCAATTGCTAACTCAATCGTTGAACCAGATGCAGCAGTGACAACTAAAGTGTCTGGTAAACTGAAATCATTTGATGATGTTGCAGATTACATTGGTACTGATGACTTCCAAAATACCTCTATGCTATACATGCAAAGTGATTATATGGACGGTCAAGGCCACGGTAAAGGTTGGTACAACGAAAATTATTGGAACCAATATTTGCAATATGATCAGCTCTTCAAAAAAGTTATGGATAAGTTAGAAGCAACTGGACACAGTCATGATACTCTGGTGATTGCCAATGCTGATCACGGTGGAGCACACCAAAACCACGGTGGATGGGATCATACAAATAGCGACATCTTTATTGCCGTGGGTGGTGAAACTGTAAACAGTGGTCATCGTTTACATGGTGGTAGCAATGCGGATATCACAGCCTTAGCACTGAATGCTCTTCAAGTCCCAACAGTTTCAAGTATGGAAAATAAAGAAGTATTTGATAAGTCTGCTTTCTTGAATCAAGCTGAATTGACTAAGAAAAACCGTGATGTTGAAACAGTTGAATTAAGCCGTCATGGCGCAACAGCTAAAATTGGCATGAAGAACCTTAAAGGTAATCCAATCAAGGCCGTTGACATGCAAATCGATTTAGCAGGACATACTGTTAAAAATATTCATGCAGTTAAGGGTGCTAAGATTGTCCGTAAAACAGTTGAAAATGGCGTATTGAAGCTAACGGTGAGTTCTGATAAAGGCCTATCAAAAGAATTTGTGAAGATCAACTTCAAACATTCACTTAAAGCCAATAAAGCTAAAGTTTCCGTTAACCAAGCTATGGCTGCGACAGATAAAGGTGCAGAAGTATTAGTTGATTTATCTAATGTTGACCGCTCAATCAAACCAGGGAGTCACATTTCACATAAAGTAAAAGATGTTATCAACAACGTAATTAACTTGGTTACACACAAAAGAGGAAAATAA
- a CDS encoding iron-sulfur cluster biosynthesis family protein produces the protein MKIEIKPEAKEYLADKIPAGSTVILTTDDGSNKYSSIGATCAMADKFQLVIVNQPDPKFNVVLDNNANFDLSMASYEDYLVSDGLKIDYTHGYLVLSDNTGILGNTVSVVDWRNVTAESEAERLNTMKTLGQFIC, from the coding sequence ATGAAAATTGAAATTAAACCTGAAGCAAAAGAATATTTAGCAGATAAAATTCCAGCTGGAAGTACAGTGATTTTAACAACGGATGATGGTTCAAACAAATATTCAAGCATCGGTGCGACTTGCGCAATGGCCGATAAGTTTCAGCTAGTTATCGTGAATCAACCAGATCCAAAATTCAACGTGGTATTAGACAATAACGCAAACTTTGACTTGTCGATGGCCTCATATGAGGATTACTTAGTGAGTGATGGATTGAAAATTGATTATACGCACGGATATCTCGTATTGAGCGATAATACCGGTATTCTGGGAAACACTGTTTCTGTAGTCGACTGGAGAAATGTTACTGCTGAGTCTGAGGCAGAACGTTTGAATACGATGAAGACGTTAGGCCAATTTATTTGTTAA
- a CDS encoding MetQ/NlpA family ABC transporter substrate-binding protein, whose translation MNKIFKGWKALLVLFIAVIGVVVLTGCGNSHNGNTVRVGINASDAPIWEVVKKKVKKEGINLKIVEFNDYNQPNMALAQGGLEMNAYQHTYFLDAWNKAHHTNLVPIGYSIIEPLAMYSHKVTKISQIKKGAKITIPNDTSNEARALQLLQSAGLITLKNKKLPSVKDVTSNKLHLKFITLDAAQTARSLDDVTAAVVNGNVAADAKFNPKTAVYREPITKKSKPWINIIVADNKEKNNKNYKKVVKAYQSKETAKEIKKVYGGNAVTAWNLKLK comes from the coding sequence ATGAACAAGATTTTTAAAGGTTGGAAAGCACTATTAGTTTTATTTATCGCAGTTATAGGAGTCGTCGTATTGACTGGTTGTGGCAATAGCCATAATGGAAATACCGTTCGAGTCGGTATCAATGCTTCCGATGCACCAATTTGGGAAGTCGTTAAGAAGAAAGTGAAAAAAGAAGGCATTAATCTTAAAATTGTCGAATTCAACGACTACAATCAACCCAATATGGCTTTAGCACAGGGTGGGCTAGAAATGAATGCTTATCAGCATACATATTTCCTTGATGCATGGAACAAAGCGCATCACACGAATCTAGTTCCGATTGGCTACTCGATCATCGAACCATTGGCAATGTATTCCCACAAGGTCACCAAGATCAGCCAGATCAAGAAGGGCGCTAAGATCACAATTCCTAATGACACGTCAAATGAAGCACGTGCATTGCAGCTTTTACAATCAGCTGGTTTGATCACGTTGAAGAATAAGAAACTTCCTTCAGTTAAGGATGTTACTTCAAACAAATTGCATTTGAAATTTATTACTTTAGATGCGGCTCAAACAGCTCGTTCATTGGATGATGTTACCGCTGCAGTTGTTAACGGTAATGTCGCTGCTGACGCGAAGTTCAATCCGAAGACAGCAGTTTATCGTGAACCAATCACTAAGAAGTCAAAACCATGGATCAATATTATCGTGGCTGATAATAAAGAGAAGAATAACAAGAATTACAAGAAAGTAGTTAAAGCATATCAATCAAAAGAGACTGCCAAAGAAATCAAGAAGGTTTACGGAGGCAATGCAGTGACTGCTTGGAATCTTAAGCTTAAATAA
- a CDS encoding putative holin-like toxin: protein MNLMLTFGIFLIALLSYVHDQKK from the coding sequence TTGAATCTTATGTTAACTTTCGGTATATTCTTAATTGCCTTGTTATCATACGTTCATGATCAAAAGAAATGA
- a CDS encoding LamG domain-containing protein, with product MKPRILTTLLICSVTLATTVTPAIAAVTPAANETVQAPFANASSSSQEKQAAEENNIAATAFMDLGIKDGKFADIKSSNTWTPTGKPSITTDKGMTGDVFNFDGHSAYYTTLTDDQQNKLRNGLTMEAYFKYDRGSDTSSEHEIFSSQEGGGFGLGVQNGKIIFYAHDGHGYKQPSHALTTGKWIHAVGVIDKNKNAKLYLDGKLVDTVEMPGNLKFANRTKDLVLGGDAHPGNHVQSQMTGKVKSARLYTQTLTDNQVAQLSETAHKDQIVTAPVDQKVGTQFVGPKQIASGAIYGLNVHAKSLKLGDKENLSFDVVYDASKFEYEILIVP from the coding sequence ATGAAGCCTCGCATTTTAACGACTTTACTAATTTGTTCAGTAACTTTAGCAACTACTGTAACACCAGCTATTGCGGCCGTTACACCAGCTGCTAACGAAACTGTTCAAGCACCTTTCGCTAATGCTTCCTCTTCTTCACAGGAAAAACAAGCAGCAGAAGAAAATAACATTGCAGCCACAGCATTTATGGACTTAGGCATCAAAGATGGTAAGTTTGCAGATATTAAGAGTAGCAATACATGGACACCAACGGGTAAGCCAAGTATCACAACAGATAAAGGAATGACAGGAGACGTCTTTAATTTTGACGGCCATTCAGCTTACTACACAACATTAACTGATGATCAACAAAATAAATTGAGAAATGGTCTAACTATGGAGGCATACTTCAAGTATGACCGTGGTTCGGATACTTCATCAGAGCATGAAATCTTCTCTAGTCAAGAAGGTGGTGGTTTTGGTCTTGGAGTTCAAAACGGCAAAATTATATTCTATGCCCATGACGGACATGGCTATAAACAACCATCACATGCATTAACGACCGGAAAATGGATTCACGCCGTTGGTGTTATTGATAAAAACAAAAATGCTAAATTATACTTGGATGGAAAACTTGTCGATACCGTTGAAATGCCAGGAAATCTAAAGTTTGCTAATAGAACAAAGGATCTTGTTTTAGGTGGGGATGCTCATCCAGGCAATCACGTTCAATCTCAAATGACTGGTAAAGTTAAATCAGCTCGTTTGTATACACAAACATTAACTGACAATCAGGTTGCACAATTGAGTGAAACTGCTCATAAGGATCAAATTGTCACTGCACCAGTTGATCAAAAGGTTGGGACACAATTTGTAGGTCCTAAACAAATTGCATCCGGCGCAATTTACGGTTTAAACGTTCATGCAAAATCCTTGAAATTAGGTGATAAAGAGAATTTATCATTTGATGTAGTTTATGATGCAAGTAAATTTGAATATGAAATTTTGATCGTACCTTAG
- a CDS encoding M20/M25/M40 family metallo-hydrolase, whose product MSKISDPLIQESIQQFKDYVALPSVSAKKQAQPETAEFLKNLLTDFGAEATVWNDFDVPCVFAEAHPKKPSDTTILIYDHYDVQPEEPLELWNSDPFELQVTDDKFIGRGASDCKGDLISRITALNIYRQEHGDLPCNVKFLVEGAEEVASQHLEDYLKIYHDELAADLVIWESGFKNEHEQFSFNGGTKGVLCFELEANSADIDLHSSFAAVVDSATWRLAQALNALRDPNGKILIPGFYDDVKEPTQREKDLVDKAITPDLKAKWGLTVPLLDNKSVNYNLTFSPTINVEGLSSGWEGEGVKTVTPKTAKAKLEFRLVPDQDPHVLFDKLTKYLEDQGFSDIKVSYLLGEKAYRWDLNSPIVNTLIDTAKEFYGGEDKIEALPSSPGTGPMYLVNKYAKAPIVACGVSYSKAGNHAPNENIRIQDYLDFIDFFDEFLGKIVKE is encoded by the coding sequence ATGTCAAAGATTTCAGACCCATTGATTCAAGAATCAATTCAACAATTTAAAGATTACGTAGCACTACCATCAGTTTCAGCAAAGAAACAAGCTCAACCAGAAACAGCCGAATTTTTAAAAAATCTTTTGACCGACTTTGGCGCTGAAGCAACTGTTTGGAACGATTTCGATGTTCCTTGCGTATTTGCTGAAGCCCATCCCAAAAAGCCTAGCGATACGACTATTCTGATTTACGATCATTACGATGTTCAGCCTGAGGAACCTTTGGAACTTTGGAATTCTGATCCATTCGAATTGCAAGTTACCGATGATAAATTCATTGGACGTGGAGCTTCTGATTGTAAGGGAGATTTGATTAGTCGAATCACCGCGTTAAACATTTATCGTCAGGAACATGGCGACCTTCCTTGCAACGTCAAGTTCCTAGTTGAAGGTGCTGAAGAAGTTGCTAGCCAACATCTTGAGGATTATCTTAAAATTTATCACGATGAATTAGCAGCTGATTTAGTTATCTGGGAATCAGGTTTTAAAAATGAACATGAGCAATTTAGTTTCAATGGTGGAACTAAAGGTGTCTTATGTTTTGAACTTGAAGCAAATTCAGCCGACATCGATTTACATTCATCATTTGCAGCTGTAGTCGATTCCGCAACTTGGAGATTGGCTCAAGCATTGAATGCTTTGAGAGATCCCAATGGAAAAATCTTGATCCCAGGATTTTACGATGACGTTAAAGAACCTACTCAACGTGAAAAAGATTTGGTTGATAAAGCTATCACGCCAGATTTGAAAGCAAAGTGGGGCTTAACGGTTCCATTATTAGATAACAAGTCAGTCAACTACAACTTAACGTTTAGTCCTACCATCAACGTTGAAGGGCTCAGCAGTGGCTGGGAAGGCGAGGGCGTTAAGACCGTTACGCCAAAGACAGCGAAAGCTAAGTTAGAATTTCGATTAGTTCCTGATCAAGATCCACATGTTCTTTTTGACAAATTAACTAAGTATTTAGAAGATCAAGGTTTTTCAGATATTAAGGTTTCATATCTATTAGGCGAAAAGGCTTATCGTTGGGACTTGAACAGCCCAATCGTCAATACCTTGATCGACACCGCCAAAGAATTTTATGGTGGTGAAGATAAAATTGAAGCTTTGCCTTCAAGCCCGGGTACAGGTCCAATGTACTTGGTCAACAAATATGCTAAAGCTCCGATCGTGGCTTGCGGAGTTAGCTATTCGAAGGCTGGCAATCATGCACCAAATGAGAACATCCGGATTCAAGATTATTTAGATTTTATAGATTTCTTTGATGAATTTTTAGGAAAAATAGTGAAGGAGTAA